One Loxodonta africana isolate mLoxAfr1 chromosome 4, mLoxAfr1.hap2, whole genome shotgun sequence genomic region harbors:
- the LOC100667784 gene encoding LOW QUALITY PROTEIN: RNA-binding protein PNO1 (The sequence of the model RefSeq protein was modified relative to this genomic sequence to represent the inferred CDS: inserted 2 bases in 2 codons; deleted 2 bases in 1 codon; substituted 2 bases at 2 genomic stop codons), translating to MEGKMEAQDTRXEQGFIHITHKRSRQAKKWQAKQLLASEGGDLGHMDTEEARXFPPLSWDRLLGGKEEIGKIPLPANRYPPLKENXKVFTPVVEHMGLQIRFNLKSRNVEIRTCKETKSVSTQTEAGHFVKAFFLGFQVEDAPTLIRLDSYFLEESFEITDVKPLKGNHLSRAVGXTAGKRRKTKFTIKDVTRTRIVLADVKVHILGSFRNAICNLILGNPPSKVYGNI from the exons ATGGAAGGCAAGATGGAGGCACAGGACACCC CTGAGCAGGGTTTCATCCATATCACTCACAAGCGTAGCCGGCAGGCGAAGAAATGGCAGGCTAAGCAGCTGTTGGCATCAGAGGGA GGAGACCTGGGTCACATGGACACGGAGGAGGCCC TCTTCCCacccctctcctgggacaggctCCTGGGTGGGAAAGAAGAAATAGGGAAAATTCCACTCCCAGCTAACAGATACCCACCATTGAAAGAGAACTAGAAGGTATTTACTCCTGTTGTAGAGCATATGGGACTTCAGATACGTTTTAACTTGAAATCCAGGAATGTAGAAATCAGGACTTGTAAAGAAACCAAGAGTGTTAGTACTCAGACAGAAGCAGGTCATTTTGTGAAAGCCTTTTTTCTGGGATTTCAGGTGGAGGATGCACCCACCCTCATCAGGTTGGACAGCTACTTCCTAGAGGAGTCTTTTGAAATTACAGATGTTAAGCCTTTAAAAGGAAACCATCTCTCAAGGGCAGTTGGATGAACTGCtggcaaaagaagaaaaaccaaattCACCATAAAGGATGTGACAAGGACACGGATAGTTTTGGCTGATGTGAAAGTTCACATTCTTGGCTCTTTCCGAAATGCCATTTGTAACCTCATACTGGGAAATCCTCCATCGAAGGTTTATGGTAACATCTAG